The following proteins come from a genomic window of Micromonospora zamorensis:
- a CDS encoding DNA polymerase Y family protein: MTGTPARTLLLWCPDWPVLAAEIVDGVPATGPVAVLHANRVVACSERARAEGVRRGLRKREAQGRCPQLTVVDYDPGRDARAFEPVVAAVEELVAGVEVVRPGACAVAARGPSRYLGGEEAAAERIIEHVAQSCLVESQVGIADGVFAAGLAARSDRVVPPGGTPEFLAGLPVEALGRSALADLLRRLGVRSLGDFAALPAGDVLARFGFDGALAHRLAAGRDHRPLAVRQPPADLTVTAEQDEPIDRVDVAAFVARALAEQLHERLAGHGLACTRLGIEAVTEHGQELHRVWRHDGLLTAAAIADRVRWQLDGWLSGSSGRTGARPARPTAGIIRLRLIPDGVIAQAGLQAGLWGETGEERERAHRALSRVQGILGPEAVVTAVLGGGRSPADQVRLVPWGDERLPTRPGPAPLPGEPIARLGPALLSGEPIARPGPAPLPGAPIARPGRAPLSGESIASGGGRAVSAGRPADHSAGGVPPWPGRLPAPAPAVVLPSPLAATVHDAAGEAVVISARLAVSAPPARLVVGTGRPAEIVGWVGPWPVDERWWAPAEARRRARFQVCLADGTALLLAVEAGQWLVEAIYD; encoded by the coding sequence GTGACCGGCACGCCGGCACGGACCCTGCTGCTGTGGTGCCCGGACTGGCCGGTGCTCGCCGCCGAGATCGTCGACGGGGTGCCGGCCACCGGCCCGGTCGCCGTGCTGCACGCCAACCGGGTGGTCGCCTGCTCCGAGCGGGCCCGCGCCGAGGGGGTGCGCCGAGGGCTGCGCAAACGGGAGGCGCAGGGTCGCTGCCCGCAGCTCACCGTCGTGGATTACGACCCGGGTCGGGACGCCCGGGCATTCGAGCCGGTGGTCGCCGCGGTGGAGGAGCTGGTCGCCGGCGTCGAGGTGGTCCGTCCGGGCGCCTGCGCGGTGGCCGCCCGCGGGCCGAGCCGTTACCTCGGTGGCGAGGAGGCGGCCGCCGAGCGGATCATCGAGCACGTCGCCCAGTCGTGCCTGGTGGAGAGCCAGGTCGGCATCGCCGACGGGGTGTTCGCGGCCGGGTTGGCCGCTCGCTCCGATCGGGTGGTGCCACCGGGTGGGACACCGGAGTTCCTGGCCGGGTTGCCGGTCGAGGCGCTCGGCCGCTCGGCGCTGGCCGACCTGCTGCGGCGGCTCGGTGTGCGCAGTCTCGGCGACTTCGCCGCGCTGCCGGCTGGCGACGTGCTGGCCCGGTTCGGGTTCGACGGTGCGCTGGCCCATCGGCTGGCCGCCGGGCGGGACCACCGCCCACTCGCCGTCCGGCAGCCGCCGGCCGACCTGACGGTGACCGCCGAGCAGGACGAGCCGATCGACCGGGTCGACGTGGCCGCGTTCGTGGCCCGGGCGTTGGCTGAGCAGCTGCATGAGCGGCTGGCCGGGCACGGGCTGGCCTGCACCCGGCTCGGCATCGAGGCGGTCACCGAGCACGGGCAGGAGCTGCACCGGGTGTGGCGGCACGACGGCCTGCTCACCGCCGCGGCCATCGCCGACCGGGTGCGCTGGCAGCTCGACGGGTGGCTCTCCGGCAGCAGTGGCCGCACCGGCGCCCGACCGGCCCGACCGACGGCCGGCATCATCCGGCTGCGACTGATCCCGGACGGGGTGATCGCCCAGGCCGGTCTGCAGGCCGGCCTGTGGGGGGAGACCGGCGAGGAGCGGGAACGGGCGCACCGGGCGCTGAGCCGGGTGCAGGGCATCCTCGGCCCGGAAGCGGTGGTCACCGCGGTGCTCGGCGGTGGTCGCTCCCCGGCCGACCAGGTGCGGTTGGTGCCGTGGGGCGACGAACGCCTCCCCACGCGTCCCGGTCCGGCACCGTTGCCTGGCGAGCCGATCGCGCGTCTCGGCCCGGCACTGCTGTCCGGCGAGCCGATCGCGCGTCCCGGTCCGGCGCCGTTGCCTGGCGCGCCGATCGCGCGTCCCGGCCGGGCACCGCTGTCCGGCGAGTCGATCGCCAGTGGCGGCGGCCGGGCCGTCAGTGCCGGTCGGCCTGCCGACCACAGTGCCGGCGGGGTTCCACCATGGCCCGGCCGGCTGCCGGCGCCCGCGCCGGCTGTGGTGCTGCCCAGCCCGCTCGCCGCGACCGTGCACGACGCCGCTGGTGAGGCGGTGGTGATCAGCGCGCGGCTGGCGGTGAGCGCTCCGCCCGCCCGGCTGGTGGTCGGCACCGGCCGGCCGGCGGAGATCGTCGGCTGGGTCGGCCCGTGGCCGGTGGACGAGCGGTGGTGGGCTCCGGCCGAGGCTCGGCGGCGGGCACGGTTCCAGGTCTGCCTGGCCGACGGCACCGCCCTGCTGCTCGCCGTCGAGGCCGGGCAGTGGTTGGTGGAGGCGATCTATGACTGA
- a CDS encoding SAV_6107 family HEPN domain-containing protein — protein sequence MPTNSAQAPTVPAHVLPHRTPAQLLTLARRGLVEAGQTRPDGLRYAAAHLAALRAAAALLAARARPAPSRRNRITSVWVLLCAVAPELDEWSRFFAAGASKRAAAEAGIPRVVSAREADDLLRAAEQFVTVVETALGVAHQPALDGLAA from the coding sequence ATGCCGACCAACTCGGCTCAGGCACCGACGGTGCCGGCGCACGTGCTGCCGCACCGCACCCCCGCCCAGCTGCTCACGTTGGCCCGGCGTGGGCTGGTCGAGGCCGGCCAGACCCGACCTGACGGTCTGCGTTATGCGGCTGCCCACCTGGCGGCGCTGCGCGCGGCGGCCGCCCTGCTCGCCGCGCGTGCCCGACCCGCGCCAAGCCGACGCAACCGGATCACCAGCGTCTGGGTCCTCCTCTGCGCCGTCGCTCCGGAGCTCGACGAGTGGTCCCGGTTCTTCGCCGCCGGCGCCAGCAAGCGCGCCGCCGCCGAGGCCGGCATCCCCCGGGTGGTCAGCGCCCGGGAGGCCGACGATCTGCTCCGTGCCGCCGAACAGTTCGTCACGGTGGTGGAGACCGCACTCGGCGTTGCCCACCAACCGGCCCTGGACGGCCTCGCCGCCTGA
- a CDS encoding YbaK/EbsC family protein: MQPHPNVRAVQDALTAVGALDGTGEPSTVRLLPDAVHTASAAAEALGVEVGQIANSLIFDADDAPLLVLTSGAHRVDTASLAASLGVTRLRRATPEFVRTHTGQPIGGVAPLGHPHPLRTLVDTALTAYPEIWAAGGVPQAVFPTTYTELLRVTAGSPAEVA, from the coding sequence ATGCAGCCACACCCGAACGTACGAGCGGTGCAGGACGCGCTCACCGCCGTCGGCGCGCTCGACGGCACCGGTGAGCCCAGCACGGTCCGCCTGCTTCCCGACGCGGTGCACACCGCCTCGGCGGCCGCCGAGGCGCTCGGCGTCGAGGTAGGCCAGATCGCCAACTCACTGATCTTCGACGCGGACGACGCGCCGCTGCTCGTGCTCACCTCCGGCGCGCACCGGGTCGACACCGCCAGCCTGGCGGCGTCGCTCGGCGTCACCCGGCTGCGCCGCGCCACCCCGGAGTTCGTCCGGACACACACCGGGCAGCCGATCGGCGGTGTCGCCCCACTCGGGCACCCGCACCCGCTGCGCACCCTCGTGGACACGGCGCTGACGGCGTACCCCGAGATCTGGGCCGCGGGTGGCGTACCGCAGGCGGTCTTCCCGACCACCTACACCGAGCTGCTGCGGGTCACCGCCGGCAGCCCGGCCGAGGTGGCGTGA
- a CDS encoding monooxygenase translates to MNAAPELVTLHVWRTSRAALPRALTRMAVDPRRLRSLPGVRFGKLLGTGTGTGFGPGDADLTRWAALTVWDSPAAAAGFDDSAVGRAWARIAHASARVDLRPLTSRGEWSGQRPFGDPPGGRVTGPVLALTRARLRVRRAATFWRAIPPVAAALRDAPGLLARFGVGEAPLGWQGTVSVWRDPTDLVAFAYRHPEHRAAIMRTPTEGWYAEELFARFEVRDVVGDRSVLGWVADGGPETVKGGRA, encoded by the coding sequence GTGAACGCCGCACCGGAGCTCGTCACGCTGCACGTGTGGCGGACCTCCCGCGCCGCGCTGCCCCGGGCGCTGACCCGGATGGCGGTGGACCCACGCCGGTTGCGCTCCCTCCCGGGCGTTCGGTTCGGCAAGCTGCTGGGCACCGGGACCGGCACCGGATTCGGGCCGGGGGACGCCGACCTGACCCGGTGGGCGGCGCTGACCGTCTGGGACTCCCCCGCAGCGGCGGCCGGCTTCGACGACTCGGCGGTCGGGCGTGCCTGGGCGCGCATCGCCCACGCCTCCGCACGGGTGGACCTGCGCCCGCTGACCAGCCGAGGCGAGTGGTCCGGTCAGCGGCCGTTCGGTGACCCACCGGGTGGCCGGGTCACCGGCCCGGTGCTGGCGCTGACCCGGGCTCGGCTGCGGGTCCGCCGGGCAGCCACCTTCTGGCGGGCGATCCCCCCGGTGGCCGCCGCCCTGCGCGACGCGCCCGGGCTGTTGGCCCGGTTCGGGGTCGGTGAGGCGCCCTTGGGTTGGCAGGGCACGGTGAGCGTGTGGCGCGACCCGACGGACCTGGTGGCGTTCGCGTACCGTCACCCGGAGCACCGGGCGGCGATCATGCGAACCCCCACCGAGGGCTGGTACGCCGAGGAGTTGTTCGCCCGGTTCGAGGTGCGCGACGTGGTCGGCGACCGGTCGGTGCTCGGATGGGTCGCCGACGGTGGCCCGGAAACAGTGAAGGGTGGACGGGCATGA
- a CDS encoding GNAT family N-acetyltransferase, with amino-acid sequence MRLVRWTPDDLVRRLDDVVTVYGEAMGYRTDLLEARRGYIATHVRRPGFRAVASLTSEGHLAGFGYGYLGASGQWWHDQVHRALDAPTRQRWLTHCFEVVELHVRPPAQGHGLGAGQLRALLGMAEGDTTLLSTPEADEQTSRAWRLYRRFGFVDVLRNFHFPGDERPFGVLGRDLPLEPPAS; translated from the coding sequence ATGAGGTTGGTGCGCTGGACGCCGGACGATCTCGTCCGGCGGCTGGACGACGTGGTGACCGTCTACGGCGAGGCGATGGGATACCGCACCGACCTGCTGGAGGCCCGGCGCGGTTACATCGCCACCCACGTCCGCCGGCCGGGTTTCCGGGCGGTCGCCAGCCTGACCAGCGAGGGTCACCTCGCCGGCTTCGGTTACGGCTACCTGGGCGCCTCCGGTCAGTGGTGGCACGACCAGGTGCACCGGGCACTGGACGCCCCGACCCGCCAGCGCTGGCTCACCCACTGCTTCGAGGTGGTCGAGCTGCACGTCCGGCCGCCGGCGCAGGGGCACGGTCTGGGCGCCGGCCAACTGCGCGCGCTGCTCGGCATGGCCGAGGGTGACACCACGCTGCTGTCCACCCCGGAGGCCGACGAGCAGACCTCACGGGCCTGGCGGTTGTACCGGCGCTTCGGTTTCGTCGACGTGCTGCGCAACTTCCACTTCCCCGGCGACGAGCGGCCGTTCGGCGTACTCGGTCGGGACCTGCCCCTCGAACCACCGGCGTCATGA
- a CDS encoding carotenoid biosynthesis protein, which produces MTRRISWALLAILVLAQICYPLTTGATRAGLTVATVVLGWLLSVGHALLSRGPRMAAALVAVATGGGFAIEAIGVATGVPFGSYDYSGELGPKLAGVPLIIPLAWTWMAWPAWLAAVRLTGGSTSRAGGSGATAGGRTSGTGRGGSAVGLWVRRIALATVGLAAWDLFLDPQMVAEGYWVWRDATPALPGLPGIPVSNYLGWLLFAVLMMSALRPLAGPAAEHTDRRDHPMVALYLWTYFSSILAHAVFLDLPASALWGAAGMSVTAVPLAVTLLRARRARDTRREDHQPHRPGVDATR; this is translated from the coding sequence ATGACCCGACGGATCTCCTGGGCGCTGCTCGCCATCCTGGTGCTCGCCCAGATCTGCTACCCGCTCACCACCGGCGCCACCAGGGCCGGGCTCACCGTGGCCACCGTCGTGCTCGGGTGGCTGCTCTCGGTCGGCCACGCGCTGCTCAGCCGGGGCCCTCGGATGGCGGCGGCGCTGGTCGCGGTGGCCACCGGCGGCGGGTTCGCGATCGAGGCGATCGGGGTGGCCACCGGGGTGCCGTTCGGCAGCTACGACTACTCCGGCGAGCTGGGCCCCAAACTGGCCGGAGTGCCGCTGATCATTCCGCTGGCCTGGACCTGGATGGCCTGGCCGGCCTGGCTGGCGGCGGTCCGGCTGACCGGCGGCAGCACGTCGCGGGCCGGCGGCAGCGGCGCGACGGCCGGCGGCCGCACATCGGGGACAGGCCGCGGCGGGTCGGCGGTCGGGCTGTGGGTACGACGGATCGCGCTGGCCACCGTGGGGCTGGCCGCCTGGGATCTCTTCCTCGATCCGCAGATGGTGGCCGAGGGCTACTGGGTCTGGCGGGACGCCACCCCGGCGTTGCCCGGCCTGCCCGGCATCCCGGTCAGCAACTACCTGGGCTGGCTGCTCTTCGCGGTGCTGATGATGAGCGCGCTGCGCCCGCTGGCCGGGCCGGCGGCCGAGCACACCGATCGGCGGGATCACCCGATGGTCGCGCTCTACCTGTGGACGTACTTCTCCAGCATCCTGGCCCACGCCGTCTTCCTCGACCTGCCCGCCTCGGCGCTCTGGGGCGCCGCCGGCATGTCGGTGACAGCCGTACCGCTGGCGGTGACCCTGCTGCGTGCCCGGCGGGCTCGCGACACCCGCCGGGAGGACCACCAGCCGCACCGGCCCGGCGTCGACGCGACCCGATGA
- a CDS encoding glycosyltransferase — MTVLLALVIAIAALTGHTWLNATRWLRRPTDRPDEVDERVAVLLPLRDEANRVTPCLRALLAQRGVPGLRVVVLDDGSTDGTADVVRAVAGDDPRVTLLTGVAPPPGWLGKPHACWQLATRTDPDATALVFVDADVVLAPHAVAAAVTELRAARATLLSPYPRIVVATAADRLVQPLLQWLWLTFLPLRAMERSSRPSLAAAGGQFLVLDRAGYTAVGGHVAVADKILEDVELARAVKRSGGRIALADGSRLATCRMYDDWPQLRDGYSKSLWASFGHPGAAAAVVASLLLLYTAPPLIALAGVATGAPGVVAAGLAGYLLGVAGRVFTARATGGRWWPDALAHPVSVVVLGWLTLRSYHLRKRRRLTWRGRPVS, encoded by the coding sequence ATGACCGTCCTGCTCGCCCTGGTCATCGCCATCGCCGCGTTGACCGGGCACACCTGGCTCAACGCCACCCGCTGGCTGCGCAGGCCCACCGACCGGCCCGACGAGGTCGACGAGCGGGTCGCCGTGCTGCTGCCGCTGCGCGACGAGGCCAACCGGGTCACGCCCTGCCTGCGCGCCCTGCTCGCCCAACGCGGCGTACCCGGGCTGCGCGTCGTGGTCCTCGACGACGGGTCCACCGACGGCACCGCCGACGTGGTCCGCGCGGTGGCCGGCGACGACCCCCGGGTGACGCTTCTCACCGGAGTCGCCCCACCGCCGGGCTGGCTGGGCAAGCCGCACGCCTGCTGGCAACTGGCCACCCGGACCGACCCGGACGCCACCGCGCTGGTCTTCGTCGACGCCGACGTGGTGCTCGCCCCGCACGCCGTGGCCGCGGCCGTCACCGAGCTGCGTGCCGCCCGCGCGACGCTGCTGTCGCCGTACCCCCGGATCGTGGTGGCGACGGCGGCCGACCGGCTGGTGCAGCCGCTGCTGCAGTGGCTCTGGCTGACCTTCCTGCCGCTGCGCGCGATGGAGCGCTCGTCGCGGCCGTCGCTGGCCGCGGCGGGCGGCCAGTTCCTGGTGCTGGACCGGGCCGGCTACACGGCCGTCGGCGGGCACGTCGCGGTCGCCGACAAGATCCTGGAGGACGTCGAGCTGGCCCGGGCGGTCAAGCGGTCCGGTGGGCGGATCGCCCTGGCCGACGGCTCCCGGCTGGCCACCTGCCGGATGTACGACGACTGGCCGCAGCTACGCGACGGGTACTCGAAGTCGCTCTGGGCGTCGTTCGGGCACCCGGGAGCGGCGGCGGCCGTGGTGGCGTCGCTGCTGCTGCTCTACACCGCACCGCCGCTGATCGCGCTGGCCGGTGTGGCGACCGGCGCGCCGGGGGTGGTCGCCGCGGGCCTGGCCGGCTATCTGCTCGGGGTGGCCGGGCGGGTGTTCACCGCCCGGGCGACGGGGGGCCGGTGGTGGCCCGACGCGCTCGCACACCCCGTGTCGGTCGTGGTCCTCGGTTGGCTGACCCTGCGGTCGTACCATCTGCGAAAGCGACGCCGCCTGACCTGGCGGGGTCGCCCGGTCAGCTAG
- a CDS encoding phytoene desaturase family protein, which yields MARIVVVGAGVGGLATAARLAATGHQVTVFERAGTVGGKLGRYTHDTPAGSFHFDTGPSLLTLPEVFHDLFEATGAKLDEYLDLVPLDPIVRHVFPGGGPALDSCADPMEFATRIGAAFGDRAAADWQRLWRRAARVWNASSRDILRRTVDSPRDLASLAWRVGDLAAIAPGRTLRGLGRRHLSDPRLRMMLDRYATYTGADPRRAPAALVAVPYAELAFGGWYLRGGLGTLADALLTRCLDLGVVVQTDATVTRIDATGGRVHGVRLAGVTAPVPADVVVANVDALTVYRDLLPHPRRLAGLTDRSLAGFVLLLGVSGSTGLAHHNVFFPRDYDAEFDAIFGDPGRGVRARPAADPTVFVTVADDPMVRPAGHEAWFVLVNAPRQGTAAGAVDWRRPGLADAYADRVLDVLARRGMDVRDRLLFREVRTPADLDAATGAPGGSIYGTAGGLLRPANRGPANGLWLVGGSTHPGGGLPMVTLSAQIVADEIGPAW from the coding sequence ATGGCGCGGATCGTGGTCGTCGGCGCCGGGGTGGGTGGCCTCGCCACCGCCGCCCGGCTGGCCGCCACCGGGCACCAGGTGACCGTCTTCGAACGGGCCGGCACGGTCGGCGGCAAGCTCGGCCGGTACACGCACGACACCCCGGCCGGGTCGTTCCACTTCGACACCGGGCCGAGCCTGCTCACCCTGCCCGAGGTCTTCCACGACCTGTTCGAGGCGACCGGGGCGAAGCTCGACGAATACCTGGACCTGGTTCCGCTGGACCCGATCGTCCGGCACGTCTTCCCCGGCGGCGGCCCGGCACTGGACTCGTGCGCCGACCCGATGGAGTTCGCCACCCGGATCGGTGCCGCCTTCGGCGACCGGGCGGCAGCCGACTGGCAGCGGCTGTGGCGTCGGGCCGCGCGAGTGTGGAACGCCTCCTCGCGGGACATCCTGCGTCGTACCGTCGACTCCCCCCGCGACCTCGCGTCGCTGGCCTGGCGGGTCGGTGACCTGGCCGCCATCGCCCCGGGCCGCACCCTGCGTGGCCTCGGCCGCCGGCACCTGTCCGACCCGCGGCTGCGGATGATGCTGGACCGGTACGCCACCTACACCGGCGCCGACCCGCGTCGGGCCCCGGCGGCGCTGGTCGCGGTCCCGTACGCCGAGCTGGCCTTCGGTGGCTGGTACCTGCGCGGTGGGCTGGGCACGCTCGCCGACGCGCTGCTCACCCGCTGCCTGGACCTCGGCGTGGTCGTGCAGACCGACGCCACGGTCACCCGGATCGACGCCACCGGTGGCCGGGTGCACGGGGTACGCCTCGCCGGTGTCACCGCGCCGGTGCCCGCCGACGTGGTGGTGGCCAACGTGGACGCTCTCACCGTCTACCGTGACCTGCTGCCGCACCCGCGTCGGCTGGCCGGGCTGACCGACCGCAGCCTCGCCGGCTTCGTGCTGCTGCTCGGCGTCTCCGGCAGCACCGGGCTGGCCCACCACAATGTCTTCTTCCCGCGCGACTACGACGCGGAGTTCGACGCGATCTTCGGCGACCCCGGGCGCGGCGTACGGGCCCGGCCGGCGGCCGACCCGACGGTGTTCGTCACCGTGGCCGACGACCCGATGGTCCGCCCGGCCGGACATGAGGCGTGGTTCGTGCTGGTCAACGCCCCTCGGCAGGGCACCGCGGCGGGCGCTGTCGACTGGCGACGGCCGGGGCTGGCCGACGCGTACGCCGATCGGGTCCTGGACGTGCTGGCGCGGCGCGGCATGGACGTGCGCGACCGGCTGCTGTTCCGCGAGGTCCGCACCCCGGCCGACCTGGACGCGGCGACCGGAGCGCCGGGTGGCTCGATCTACGGCACTGCCGGCGGGCTGCTCCGCCCCGCCAACCGGGGCCCGGCCAACGGATTGTGGCTGGTGGGCGGCTCCACCCACCCGGGCGGCGGGTTGCCGATGGTGACCCTCTCCGCGCAGATCGTCGCCGACGAGATCGGCCCCGCCTGGTAG
- a CDS encoding CDP-alcohol phosphatidyltransferase family protein, which produces MVGTQLNWDQYATAWARLHGGFDPRVAAPVVRAWLRFAYHVGYVLGRLRVSPTAVTVAGVLLCFCVPLLVTRPGNGPFLGALFVLFAAVADSVDGAVAVATSRTTRLGYVYDSVADRLGEVAWLLAFWLLGAPGALVVAGGALSWLHEYVRARAVAAGMRDIGAVTVGERPTRVSVALAGLLVAGLAGLIEPELAAGTITMATAVWVLLAGFGLGQLLSTIRRALLDAG; this is translated from the coding sequence GTGGTGGGCACACAGCTGAACTGGGATCAGTACGCCACGGCGTGGGCGCGGTTGCACGGCGGGTTCGACCCTCGGGTCGCGGCCCCGGTGGTCCGCGCCTGGCTGCGATTCGCGTACCACGTCGGCTATGTGCTGGGCCGGCTGCGGGTCAGCCCGACCGCGGTCACAGTGGCCGGGGTGCTGCTCTGCTTCTGCGTACCGTTGCTGGTGACCCGCCCGGGCAACGGGCCCTTCCTGGGCGCGTTGTTCGTGCTGTTCGCCGCCGTGGCGGACAGCGTGGACGGTGCGGTGGCGGTCGCCACCAGCCGCACCACCCGGCTCGGCTACGTCTACGACTCGGTTGCCGACCGGCTCGGTGAGGTGGCGTGGTTGCTGGCGTTCTGGCTGCTCGGCGCGCCGGGCGCGCTGGTCGTCGCGGGTGGCGCGCTGTCCTGGCTGCACGAGTACGTCCGAGCCCGGGCGGTCGCCGCCGGCATGCGCGACATCGGCGCGGTCACCGTGGGCGAGCGTCCCACCCGGGTCTCGGTGGCGCTGGCCGGGCTGCTGGTCGCGGGGCTGGCCGGGCTGATCGAGCCGGAGCTGGCCGCCGGCACCATCACCATGGCGACCGCGGTGTGGGTGCTGTTGGCCGGGTTCGGCCTCGGGCAGCTGCTCTCCACCATCCGCCGCGCGCTGCTCGACGCCGGCTGA
- the metF gene encoding methylenetetrahydrofolate reductase [NAD(P)H] codes for MALGLPSVLPNPQPAIGELIRERQPTFSFEFFPPKTDAGERLLWQAIRELESLRPSFVSITYGAGGSTRDTTVAVTERIATDTTLLPMAHLTAVDHSVAELRHVIGRLAGVGVRNVLAVRGDPPGNPGGEWIRHPEGVDYAEDLVRLVRDAGDFSVGVAAFPYKHPRSPDVASDTAQFVRKCRAGAEFAITQMFFDADDYLRLRDRVAAAGCDTPILAGVMPVTQIGTIERSVQLSGAPFPPALAARFERVADDPEAVRRLGVEQASEMCRRLLDEGVPGIHFITLNRSTATREVWQNLKAGARV; via the coding sequence GTGGCGCTCGGTCTTCCTTCGGTCCTCCCCAATCCGCAACCGGCGATCGGGGAGCTCATCCGTGAGCGCCAGCCGACCTTCTCGTTCGAGTTCTTCCCGCCCAAGACCGACGCCGGGGAGCGGCTGCTCTGGCAGGCCATCCGCGAACTGGAGTCACTGCGCCCGTCGTTCGTGTCGATCACGTACGGCGCGGGCGGGTCGACCCGGGACACCACGGTGGCGGTGACCGAACGGATCGCCACCGACACCACACTGCTGCCGATGGCCCACCTGACCGCTGTCGACCACTCCGTCGCCGAGCTGCGGCACGTGATCGGCCGGCTCGCCGGGGTGGGAGTGCGCAACGTGCTGGCGGTCCGCGGGGACCCGCCGGGCAACCCGGGCGGTGAGTGGATCCGCCACCCGGAGGGCGTGGACTACGCCGAGGACCTGGTCCGCCTGGTGCGCGATGCCGGCGACTTCAGCGTCGGCGTGGCCGCCTTCCCGTACAAGCATCCCCGCTCGCCCGACGTGGCCAGCGACACCGCGCAGTTCGTCCGCAAGTGCCGTGCCGGCGCGGAGTTCGCGATCACGCAGATGTTCTTCGACGCCGACGACTACCTGCGGCTGCGTGACCGGGTGGCCGCCGCCGGCTGCGACACCCCGATCCTGGCCGGGGTGATGCCGGTGACCCAGATCGGCACCATCGAGCGGTCCGTGCAGCTGTCCGGCGCGCCCTTCCCGCCGGCGCTGGCGGCCCGCTTCGAGCGTGTCGCCGACGACCCGGAGGCCGTCCGCCGGCTCGGCGTCGAGCAGGCCAGCGAGATGTGCCGTCGACTGCTGGACGAGGGTGTGCCCGGGATCCACTTCATCACCCTCAACCGGTCCACGGCCACGCGCGAGGTCTGGCAGAACCTGAAGGCCGGCGCGCGGGTGTGA
- a CDS encoding helix-turn-helix domain-containing protein, with protein sequence MTPPAAPRPAQLGPLLARCRLARGWSQQRAAAELCAASGVPTLSRHEVSRWERQRRVPGGFWLGWLAVVLDVPLVTLAEAAAAARRAGSTGAAGPGRTARAGAPPAGRTGPGRTGGTTRGGRARVRTTR encoded by the coding sequence GTGACCCCACCCGCAGCGCCGCGCCCCGCGCAGCTCGGGCCACTGCTGGCCCGCTGCCGGCTGGCCCGCGGCTGGAGCCAGCAGCGCGCCGCCGCCGAGTTGTGTGCCGCTTCCGGAGTGCCGACGCTGAGCCGGCATGAGGTGTCCCGCTGGGAACGACAGCGCCGCGTGCCCGGCGGTTTCTGGCTCGGCTGGCTCGCCGTCGTCCTGGACGTGCCGCTGGTGACGCTCGCCGAGGCCGCCGCAGCCGCCCGTCGGGCCGGCTCGACAGGAGCCGCCGGTCCGGGCCGCACCGCACGGGCCGGCGCGCCACCGGCGGGGCGCACCGGTCCGGGCCGCACCGGCGGGACTACGCGTGGCGGGAGAGCGCGGGTCAGGACGACCCGCTAG